One region of Oxalobacteraceae bacterium OTU3CAMAD1 genomic DNA includes:
- a CDS encoding LysR substrate-binding domain-containing protein, which yields MVDRARVFTLHAMRYHRLDLNLLPALRALLTEKNVTRAGDSLHVTQSAMSGILARLREFFDDPLIVSVGRKMELTPLAESLVDKVNDLLVQVDSTLASRPDFLPANSQRHFSIVSSDYTVSVLLLDVLRRLHVEAPNVTIAIRQPGDATLPDLEAGDLDFHISPMGQLSDNHPSAVLFEDSFCAVVDRGNDRVGDSLTVEQYLSLSHVGFEYKGLPMFDRWFARMHSDRRRDVSVGQFNLLAPMVVGTQRVATLHTRLAMRACELLPVRMVQLEFETPRFANLIQWHRYRDLDPGSIWLRDKIIACALAMPPLPRP from the coding sequence ATGGTCGACCGCGCCCGAGTGTTTACACTGCACGCCATGCGCTATCACCGACTCGACCTCAATCTGTTGCCCGCCCTCCGCGCTTTGTTGACGGAAAAAAACGTCACCCGCGCCGGCGATTCCTTGCACGTAACGCAGTCCGCCATGAGCGGCATCCTGGCGCGGCTGCGCGAATTTTTCGACGACCCGCTGATCGTGTCGGTCGGGCGCAAAATGGAGTTGACGCCGCTGGCCGAAAGCCTGGTGGACAAGGTCAACGACCTGCTGGTGCAAGTCGATTCGACGCTGGCATCCCGGCCCGATTTCTTGCCCGCGAATTCGCAGCGCCACTTTTCGATCGTCTCGTCCGACTACACGGTGTCGGTACTGCTGCTCGATGTGCTGCGCCGGTTGCATGTGGAGGCGCCCAACGTCACCATCGCCATCCGCCAGCCTGGCGACGCCACCTTGCCGGACCTGGAGGCGGGCGACCTGGACTTTCATATCTCGCCGATGGGGCAGCTGTCCGACAACCACCCTTCCGCGGTGCTGTTCGAGGATTCGTTCTGCGCCGTGGTCGATCGCGGCAACGACCGCGTCGGCGACAGCCTGACCGTGGAACAATATCTTTCTCTCAGCCACGTCGGCTTCGAATACAAGGGCCTGCCGATGTTCGACCGCTGGTTCGCCAGGATGCACAGCGACCGCCGGCGCGACGTGAGCGTCGGCCAGTTCAACTTGCTCGCGCCGATGGTGGTCGGCACGCAACGCGTCGCCACGCTCCATACCCGGCTTGCGATGCGCGCTTGCGAGCTGCTGCCGGTGCGCATGGTCCAGCTGGAATTTGAAACGCCGCGCTTCGCCAACCTGATCCAGTGGCATCGCTATCGCGATCTCGATCCAGGCAGCATTTGGCTGCGCGACAAGATCATCGCGTGCGCGCTGGCCATGCCGCCGCTGCCCCGTCCCTAG
- a CDS encoding SMP-30/gluconolactonase/LRE family protein, with the protein MELITNPLKGWQVDRAAIRFLGQDLQRPECILAERDGTLWTADARGGVVRIDPATGEQQLVTQYAGTGIGDSGDATRLMMGGTLPNGLAFAANGDILIANFGTDAIERMTRAGDSRTLYAAIDGEPLGKANFILRDRRGRIWFTVTTRRVPWTCSINERTADGYIGLIDESGIRIVADGFVGTNEIRLDAREEWIYVAETNARRISRLRVGDDGALSQREVYGPDDLGGFPDGFAFDAFGNLWITLILNERLIALTPDGEVLTLLDDCNPSALAVYEDHYRHGTITPELMGNCRGTIAPLMASVTFGGPDLRTVYLGSLAGNRLPYFRSPVPGLPLAHWNDAA; encoded by the coding sequence ATGGAATTGATAACGAATCCGCTCAAGGGGTGGCAGGTCGACCGGGCCGCCATCCGTTTTCTCGGCCAGGACCTACAGCGGCCGGAGTGTATCCTGGCGGAGCGCGACGGCACGCTCTGGACCGCCGATGCGCGCGGCGGCGTGGTGCGCATCGACCCCGCGACGGGGGAGCAACAGTTGGTGACCCAGTACGCGGGCACCGGCATCGGCGATAGTGGCGATGCCACCAGGCTCATGATGGGTGGAACCTTGCCCAACGGGCTGGCCTTCGCCGCCAATGGTGACATCCTGATCGCCAACTTCGGCACCGACGCCATCGAGCGCATGACGCGCGCAGGCGATTCGCGGACGCTGTACGCCGCCATCGATGGCGAGCCGCTCGGCAAAGCCAATTTCATCCTCAGGGATCGCCGTGGCAGGATCTGGTTTACCGTCACGACCCGCCGGGTGCCATGGACGTGCTCGATCAACGAGCGCACGGCGGATGGCTACATCGGACTCATCGACGAGAGCGGCATACGCATCGTCGCCGACGGCTTCGTGGGCACCAACGAGATCCGCCTGGACGCCAGGGAGGAATGGATTTACGTGGCGGAGACGAACGCGCGCAGAATCTCGCGTTTGCGGGTGGGCGACGACGGCGCGCTCAGCCAGCGCGAGGTCTACGGCCCGGACGACCTCGGAGGGTTCCCGGACGGCTTCGCGTTCGATGCCTTCGGCAACCTGTGGATCACCCTCATCCTCAACGAACGGCTGATCGCGCTCACGCCCGACGGTGAAGTGCTCACTTTGCTCGACGATTGCAATCCCTCCGCGCTGGCGGTCTACGAGGACCATTATCGGCACGGCACCATCACGCCCGAACTCATGGGCAATTGCCGCGGCACCATCGCGCCGCTGATGGCGAGCGTGACCTTCGGGGGGCCGGATTTGCGCACCGTCTATCTCGGCAGTCTCGCCGGCAACCGCTTGCCGTATTTCCGTTCGCCGGTCCCGGGTTTGCCGCTGGCCCATTGGAACGACGCCGCGTAA
- a CDS encoding malic enzyme has product MTTVEQRALHYHAWENPGKIAIRVTKAVATRDDLALAYSPGVAAPCLAIHKDPAKAYQYTAKGNLVAVISNGSAVLGLGNIGPLASKPVMEGKVALFKKFAGIDAFDLEIDESDPDKLIAIIAALHPTFGGINLEDIRAPECFYIEQRLRECLSIPVFHDDQHGTAIVVCAGLLNALALTGRDISTLKIVCSGAGAAALACLEMMVELGVRRDNLIVCDSKGVVSTRRPLSPEKLGWARDTHLTCLSEAIEGADMFLGLSGPGLLSQHDVGRMAADPIVFALANPDPELLPELIRQAAPHAIVATGRSDYPNQINNALCFPYLFRAALDCGAATINREMKHACVLALARLARDSAGFGRDYLVPGLLDERLLGNIAPAVAAAAFSSGIASRELDPRQYGLRLERIAADLD; this is encoded by the coding sequence ATGACAACCGTTGAGCAACGAGCGTTGCATTACCACGCCTGGGAAAACCCCGGGAAAATCGCCATTCGCGTCACCAAGGCGGTGGCGACACGGGACGACCTGGCGTTGGCCTATTCACCTGGCGTCGCCGCGCCTTGCCTGGCAATTCACAAGGACCCCGCCAAGGCCTACCAGTACACCGCGAAGGGCAATCTGGTCGCGGTGATCAGCAACGGCAGTGCTGTCTTGGGACTGGGAAATATTGGTCCGCTGGCCAGCAAGCCGGTGATGGAGGGCAAGGTGGCCTTGTTCAAGAAGTTCGCCGGCATCGACGCGTTCGATCTTGAAATCGATGAAAGCGACCCGGATAAGCTGATCGCCATCATCGCGGCGCTGCACCCGACCTTTGGCGGCATCAACCTCGAAGATATCAGGGCGCCCGAATGTTTCTACATCGAACAGCGCCTGCGCGAGTGCCTGTCGATCCCCGTGTTTCACGATGATCAGCACGGGACCGCGATCGTCGTTTGCGCCGGCCTGCTGAACGCGCTGGCCTTGACCGGACGCGACATCTCCACGCTCAAGATCGTCTGTTCGGGCGCGGGGGCGGCGGCGCTGGCATGCCTTGAGATGATGGTCGAGCTCGGCGTGCGCCGCGACAACCTGATCGTTTGCGACAGCAAGGGCGTCGTGTCGACCCGGCGCCCGTTGAGCCCGGAAAAACTGGGGTGGGCGCGGGACACCCACCTGACCTGCCTGTCCGAGGCGATCGAAGGGGCCGACATGTTCCTTGGTCTGTCCGGGCCGGGTCTGTTGTCGCAACACGACGTCGGCAGGATGGCGGCGGACCCCATCGTCTTCGCGCTCGCCAATCCAGACCCGGAGTTGCTGCCGGAATTGATACGGCAGGCCGCGCCGCATGCGATCGTCGCCACCGGCCGCTCGGACTACCCGAACCAGATCAACAACGCGCTGTGCTTCCCCTATCTGTTCCGCGCGGCGCTCGATTGTGGCGCCGCCACGATCAACCGGGAGATGAAGCATGCCTGCGTTCTGGCGCTGGCGCGCCTTGCGCGCGACAGCGCGGGCTTTGGCAGGGATTATCTGGTGCCCGGCTTGCTCGATGAACGTTTGCTGGGCAACATCGCCCCTGCGGTGGCGGCAGCGGCCTTCTCCAGCGGCATCGCGTCGCGCGAACTCGACCCACGACAGTATGGCTTGCGACTGGAACGCATCGCCGCCGACCTCGACTGA
- a CDS encoding LysR family transcriptional regulator — protein sequence MRRHKLDLNLLLALRELLAEKNVTKAGDIMCVTQSSMSGMLARLRDYFGDPLIVTVGRKMELTPLGASLVDPINDLLVRIDNTLSTRPVFDPATSKRHFKIIASDYVAVVLMLGVLRELHAETDGVTIELLNPSPDASERLEEGSVDFIITPQQMISDKHASHTVFEDSYSIVVDRDNRDIGDSITLDQYFAARHVMFTHHGTAMFENWFGEQGDRRKVDVMTHTFNLLPFLVLGTGRIATVHSRLARLYAASMPIRLVKPLFPIPRLSEVLQWHNYRDIDLGSAWLRNKIIKAAQAMPPVTR from the coding sequence ATGCGCCGACACAAACTCGACCTCAACCTGCTGCTCGCGCTGCGAGAGCTGCTTGCCGAAAAAAATGTCACCAAGGCCGGCGACATCATGTGCGTGACGCAGTCCTCGATGAGCGGCATGCTGGCGCGCTTGCGCGATTATTTCGGCGACCCGCTGATCGTCACGGTGGGCCGGAAGATGGAATTGACGCCGCTGGGCGCCAGCCTGGTCGATCCGATCAACGATTTGCTGGTGCGAATCGACAACACACTGAGCACCAGACCGGTGTTCGATCCGGCGACCAGCAAGCGCCACTTCAAAATCATCGCCTCCGATTACGTGGCGGTGGTGCTGATGCTGGGCGTGCTGCGCGAACTGCATGCGGAGACGGACGGCGTGACGATCGAACTGCTCAATCCCAGCCCGGACGCGTCGGAGCGGCTGGAGGAGGGCAGCGTCGATTTCATCATCACGCCGCAGCAAATGATCTCCGACAAGCACGCCAGCCATACCGTGTTCGAGGACAGCTATAGCATCGTCGTCGACCGCGACAACCGCGACATCGGCGACAGCATCACGCTCGACCAGTACTTCGCCGCCCGCCACGTGATGTTCACCCACCACGGCACGGCGATGTTCGAGAACTGGTTCGGTGAGCAGGGGGACCGGCGCAAGGTGGACGTCATGACGCATACGTTCAATCTGCTGCCCTTCCTGGTGCTGGGGACCGGCAGGATCGCGACCGTCCACTCCCGCCTGGCCCGGCTGTACGCGGCGAGCATGCCGATCCGCCTGGTCAAGCCGCTGTTCCCGATTCCCCGCCTGTCTGAAGTGCTGCAATGGCATAACTATCGCGACATCGACCTTGGCAGCGCCTGGCTGAGAAACAAGATTATCAAGGCTGCCCAGGCGATGCCCCCGGTGACCAGGTAG
- a CDS encoding TonB-dependent receptor, with amino-acid sequence MVVTAERHRTSAQKTAASVTAVSAEELQRKGVTSVEGVLRDVAAVEVQASPQGGQVYVRGVGANGDSNWVDPSVSLMFDNVYSGRAERVFASVYDIDRIEILRGPQGTLYGRNATGGTVNVLSANPTDQLEGNLHLQIGNFGLKHVDGALNIPLNDALAVRIALLREKRDGYFSNGSVASDLKGARVKALLKPARDFFVLATFDTIRNTGNGATSVPFSYTGEVPPFVNWPTYPINFSSPWQVDDLHPAEQRNAKFTTWSLEANYDMGWGVATFVPAFTRSTRWVNTNLITGIATPPGLASSTWSEDQRSAELRIASPARSTLRWVAGLYHFKTENTQTGAPPAGFGVSTWETYGVQTPTDSNAAFGQLTYPLTDTLRLTGGVRYTRDAKRQFYGVRSLVGAYDSGIMVAENKYSALTYKAGIEIDLARTSMLYAQVASGYKAGGFSTTTTPPVPYEPEKLTAFELGSKNSFLDGRLQVNAELYLYRYNNYQVQYPDFAAPSPNPDDAPGATYFAQFVVNADTGKNKGGEVEAKYRLTPDDEFRIGLSYTHARYGHFSQPALAYLSGTAVTNTPRSAATIGYKHEFVMADGAVLTAGASTKLSEGYRVVLSRGMPGGDQHVYQRGYHRSDLHLSYLSPKEEWTVSAWARNLENKAQVANALPFGRVQITDPRTFGIDLSYKF; translated from the coding sequence GTGGTCGTTACCGCCGAACGGCATCGGACGTCCGCGCAGAAAACGGCGGCCTCCGTGACGGCGGTCTCGGCTGAAGAGTTGCAACGCAAGGGCGTCACCTCGGTGGAAGGCGTACTGCGCGATGTCGCCGCCGTCGAGGTGCAGGCATCACCGCAAGGCGGACAGGTCTATGTGCGCGGGGTCGGGGCAAACGGCGACTCGAACTGGGTCGACCCGTCCGTGTCGCTGATGTTCGACAACGTCTATAGCGGCCGCGCCGAAAGGGTGTTCGCGAGCGTGTATGACATCGACCGGATCGAGATCCTGCGCGGACCGCAAGGCACCTTGTACGGGCGTAACGCCACCGGCGGCACGGTCAACGTGCTGTCGGCCAATCCCACCGACCAGCTTGAGGGGAACCTGCACCTGCAGATCGGAAATTTCGGACTCAAGCATGTGGACGGCGCGCTGAACATTCCACTGAACGACGCACTGGCGGTGCGCATCGCGCTCTTGCGCGAAAAGCGCGATGGCTACTTCAGCAACGGTTCCGTGGCATCCGATCTGAAGGGCGCGCGTGTTAAAGCGCTGCTCAAGCCGGCCAGGGATTTTTTTGTTCTTGCCACGTTCGATACGATTCGAAACACCGGCAATGGCGCTACCTCCGTCCCCTTTTCGTACACGGGCGAGGTGCCGCCGTTCGTCAACTGGCCGACCTACCCAATCAATTTCAGCAGTCCTTGGCAAGTCGACGACCTCCATCCCGCCGAACAGCGCAACGCCAAGTTCACCACCTGGTCGCTGGAGGCGAACTACGACATGGGCTGGGGCGTGGCGACGTTCGTGCCAGCCTTCACGCGCAGCACCCGCTGGGTGAACACAAACCTGATCACCGGCATCGCGACCCCGCCCGGACTCGCCTCCAGCACCTGGTCCGAAGATCAGCGCTCGGCGGAGTTGCGCATTGCCTCGCCGGCCAGGTCGACGCTGCGGTGGGTGGCCGGCTTGTACCACTTCAAGACCGAGAATACGCAAACCGGCGCGCCGCCCGCCGGCTTTGGCGTCTCCACCTGGGAAACTTACGGCGTGCAGACGCCGACCGACTCGAACGCCGCGTTTGGACAGCTGACCTATCCGTTGACCGACACCTTGCGCCTGACCGGGGGCGTGCGTTATACGCGGGACGCTAAAAGGCAGTTTTACGGCGTGCGCAGCCTGGTTGGCGCCTACGATTCGGGCATCATGGTGGCGGAAAATAAATACAGCGCGTTGACTTACAAGGCCGGCATCGAAATCGACCTGGCGCGCACCTCGATGTTGTATGCCCAGGTGGCCAGCGGCTATAAGGCGGGCGGATTCAGCACGACGACGACGCCACCGGTGCCGTACGAACCCGAGAAGCTGACCGCCTTCGAGCTGGGAAGCAAGAACAGCTTCCTCGACGGTCGACTCCAGGTCAACGCCGAGCTTTATCTTTACCGGTACAACAATTACCAGGTTCAGTATCCCGATTTCGCCGCGCCCAGTCCGAATCCGGACGATGCGCCAGGAGCGACCTACTTCGCCCAGTTCGTGGTGAACGCCGACACGGGAAAGAACAAGGGAGGGGAAGTCGAAGCGAAGTATCGCTTGACGCCGGACGACGAGTTCAGAATCGGCCTGTCCTACACCCATGCGCGCTACGGCCATTTCTCGCAGCCGGCACTGGCATACCTCAGCGGTACGGCAGTGACCAACACGCCTCGGTCGGCGGCGACCATCGGCTACAAGCATGAATTCGTCATGGCCGACGGCGCCGTGTTGACTGCCGGCGCAAGCACAAAATTGTCCGAAGGTTACCGCGTGGTTTTGTCCCGGGGCATGCCCGGGGGTGATCAGCATGTGTACCAGCGCGGCTACCACCGCTCGGACCTTCATCTGAGCTATCTGTCGCCCAAGGAAGAGTGGACCGTGTCGGCATGGGCCAGGAACCTCGAGAACAAGGCCCAGGTGGCGAACGCGCTGCCTTTCGGCCGCGTACAGATCACCGATCCACGCACTTTTGGCATCGACCTTTCCTATAAATTCTAG
- a CDS encoding nuclear transport factor 2 family protein: protein MLAGLLVCFVSAAPYTPAAHAAPAASAEMVQRLADIQEIQTLMSRHAWYYSAGQHQRELDELFVRHQPDVSFGTNIGYWVGLPSIKKFYVDWFHVQAGKDLAALSKKYPGIKNSPENLLAGSLMMHTLTTPLIVVADDGKTAKGLFYSPGQVTQTPMGNPSAAWMWERYAVDFLKENGQWRIWHFNVFTDFTVQPNSDWTKPNSMPAVALQPGEVPPWEDPDAPKPDVPMQVYKTYDVANVRGEFPQFPVPYSTFSKTFSYGAPTKQK from the coding sequence ATGCTGGCGGGCCTGCTCGTCTGTTTTGTATCGGCGGCGCCGTACACGCCCGCTGCGCACGCCGCTCCGGCCGCGTCGGCCGAGATGGTGCAACGCCTGGCCGACATCCAGGAAATCCAGACGCTCATGAGTCGTCACGCCTGGTATTACTCGGCCGGCCAGCATCAACGCGAGCTCGACGAGTTGTTTGTGCGCCACCAACCCGACGTCAGCTTTGGCACCAACATCGGCTATTGGGTCGGCCTTCCATCGATCAAGAAGTTCTATGTCGATTGGTTCCATGTCCAAGCCGGGAAAGATTTGGCGGCACTGAGTAAAAAGTATCCCGGCATCAAGAATTCTCCCGAGAATCTGCTGGCGGGCTCGCTGATGATGCATACCCTCACCACCCCGCTGATCGTCGTGGCCGACGATGGCAAGACCGCGAAGGGCTTGTTTTATTCGCCGGGCCAGGTGACCCAGACGCCGATGGGCAATCCCAGCGCCGCCTGGATGTGGGAGCGCTACGCCGTCGATTTTCTCAAGGAAAACGGGCAGTGGCGGATCTGGCATTTCAACGTCTTCACCGATTTTACCGTTCAGCCCAACAGCGATTGGACCAAGCCCAATTCCATGCCGGCGGTCGCCTTGCAACCGGGCGAGGTCCCGCCCTGGGAGGACCCGGACGCGCCGAAGCCGGATGTGCCGATGCAGGTCTACAAGACCTACGACGTCGCCAATGTTCGTGGGGAGTTTCCTCAATTTCCGGTTCCGTACTCCACGTTCAGCAAAACCTTCAGCTATGGCGCGCCGACGAAGCAGAAGTAG